A window of Cytobacillus sp. FSL H8-0458 genomic DNA:
AAAAGGGATCGAAACAGGGGCTTATTCACAAGGAAGATTCTCGCTTACTGAAAATCTGGTTCACCATTTTCATTTAATGATTCAGAGAGATCTGGAAAAAGTACTGCCGCTTCCTATAGAAACAGCTGCAGCCGCAGACTAACATTTTTCACCAATTTGTAAGCGCTTACGAATAAAGAGATTTATTTTAATCTGAAAGCAGGGTGAAAATATGAGTCAATCAAAATTAAAAAGGCAAATGAAAAGCCGCCATTTATTTATGATGTCATTAGGGGGGATTATCGGCACAGGATTATTCCTAGGATCTGGGTATGCAATAGGAGAGGCAGGGCCAGCAGGTGCAATAATGGCGTACCTTGTTGGCGGTCTTCTAATGTATCTGGCTATGGTTTGTCTCGGAGAATTATCAGTTGTTATGCCTGTTTCAGGCTCCTTCCAGGCACATGCGACCAAGTTTATTGGTCCCGCAACAGGATTTGTTGTCGGCTGGGTCTATTGGCTGAGCTGGGCCATGTATGTCGGACTTGAATTCGTGGCTGCAGGATTGCTGATGAAAAGGTGGTTTCCGGATGTTCAAACATGGATTTGGTGTGCAATTTTTATAGTCCTGTTATTTTCTATCAACTCACTCACAACGAAAGCATTTGCTGAGACAGAGTATTGGTTCGCGGGTATTAAAGTCCTGACAGTTATCTTATTTATCATTATCGGATTAGGTGCAATTTTTGGCGTTATTTCTATGGATAGCTCCCCTGCCCCTTATTTAAGCAATTTCATTGGGGATGGTATATTCCCTGCAGGACTGGTTGGGGTCTTCATTTCCATGATGTCTGTAATCTATGCATTTCAGGGTTCGGAAATTATGGGTGTGGCTGCAGGAGAGACGGAAGAGCCAGAAAAGAATATTCCAAGAGCCATTCGGACTATCGTTTTTCGAATTCTGCTGTTCTATGTTCTGGCTATCTTTGTATTATCAGCTATTGTTCCATGGCAAGAAGCCGGAGTATTGGAAAGTCCGTTTGTAACCGTTTTTGATATGGTAGGCATTCCATATGCAGCAGATATTATGAACTTTGTTATCCTAACGGCTATCTTATCAGTCGGAAACACGGGTCTCTACGCATGTACAAGAATCATGTACTCGCTTTCAGAAACAGGGATGGCTCCAAAAGTTTTTGGAAAACTGAATAAGCGGGGTGTTCCTTCATATGCCCTTTTAGTGACTCTTGGTTTTGCACTATTATCACTATTAACAAGTTATGTAGCAGCAGATACTTTGTTTGTTGTTCTGCTGGCTGTCAGCGGAATAGGCGGCACACTTACATGGCTGGCCATTGCCGCAGCACAAATAGGGTTCCGCAGACAATATACAAAAAATGGCGGGAAAGTGGAGGATCTACAATATAAGGTGCCTTTATATCCCTTTATCCCGATCCTATGCATTGTCATGTGTCTGGCCATTTTTGCAGTTATGGCTTTTGATCCTACACAGAGAACCTCTCTATATTGGGGCTTTGGATTTATAGCCCTTTGCTATGTGTATTATTACTTCATGTATACACGCAAAAAGATTACGCTGGCTATTAATGCGGAAAATGTAACACCGGCTGTGAGGGATGAAATATAACTAAATTCAACTGCAGTTGGCCTCTATGGCCCTGCAGTTTATTTCATGGAACTGAGGGGAGAATGAAGGTAATGAATATAAAAAGTTATGATGTTATTATTATTGGCGCAGGATTTTCCGGATTAACTGCTGCAAGGGAGTTAAATATGCTGGGCAAAAAAGTATTAGTCCTGGAGGCGCGGGATAGACTCGGCGGCAGAACATGGGTGGATCACCGTTTAGGTTCAGATCTCGAAATGGGAGGCACATATGTTCATTGGCATCAGCCGCATGTGTGGTCTGAAATTACCAGATATGGGCTTGAACTGGCCTCTGGGCCAAAAGCAGAAAAAGTATATTGGATCACAGGCGGAAAGACGTTTTCATCACCAGCGGCTGAGTTTAAGAAAAGGCTAAGAGCAACTGTTGAAAGGGTCATGAAGGAAAGCAGCAAGCACATGCCATTTCCATTTGACCCCCTTCATACTGACAGTTTTCGAAAGTTGGATCATGTATCTGGAGAGCAATTCTTAAAAGATATCAATTTAACAGAAGAGGAATTCGATGTGCTGCATGGGTGGATTGCATCGGATTATTGCGGTGATCCTGCAGAGGGTGCGGTTACCCAGATATTTCGCTGGTGGGCTTTTTCCAATGGAAACTGGGATACTCACAGTGCGATGGTCTCCAGTTACCGCTTAAAACATGGAACCAGAAAGTTAATCGAAGCAATTGCTGCTGACAGTAATGCTGAAATTAAGTTATCTGCCATCGCTGGACGAATAGAACATAAAGATGGAGCTGCTAAAGTCTTTACTTCAGATGGAGAATGTTATGAATCCAAGGCAGTGATCGTTACAGTGCCATTAACGACTCTGAATAACATAGAGTTCGAGCCAGCGCTTTCAGAAGCTAAAAGGGAATCTTCAAGAGAGGGACAAACCTCAAAAGGAGTTAAAGTCTGGGCAAAAGTAAAAGGGGAGTTAGAAGCATTCGATGCATTAGCTCCTGGCAGCTATCCTTTAAATTCAGTTCATTTGGATCGGTATGCTGATGGCAATAGCATCCTGGTCGGTTTTGGACCAAGTGCAGCAAAGCTGAATCCGAACGACAGGGAAGCGGTAGAAGCGGCATTGAAATATTGGATTCCGGATATACAAGTACTGGAAAGCACAGGCCATGACTGGGTCAATGACGATTTCTCAAAAGAAACATGGCCTATGCTGAAACCCAAACAGTTAACTGCTTATCATGAAGAGTGGAATACACCAGAAGGTTCTGTGTTTTTAGGGGGTACAACCTATGCAAATGGCTGGGCAGGCTTCATTGACGGCGCAATAGAGAACGGAATAGCTGTAAGCAGGAAAGTAAATAAGTATTTAATAAGCAAACATTATGTTCATGCGGAATAAATAATTTAAAGGTGCCAGGTTAACCATCAAATGATGGTACCCGGCACCTTTTTTAACTGTCTGGCTCTAATCTCAATCACCTCGAGGCCTTAAGCCAATCACTTATACATATGATTGTCGCCGATAGGCGGGCGCCTAGCGGTTTTTTTATTTGTCATCATAGTCTGTTGTAAGGGTTCTATAAACCATATAGGAAAAGCCCCCCCAGAATAAGCCCAAGGTTAAGATCATCATAATTATTGCAGATGCAGTCATTATAATTCCTCCTTGATGCCTGTATTTGAAGAAATTGGAGCTTCTTGATCGTTCAATCCTTCTTCTTTTACAGAGCTTCTTAATCTTTTATTAAATCGGAGCAGCACGAATGCAAGCAGGAAAGTAATTCCGAGCTGAAGGATTATTGTTCCAACATTAAATTCTTCAAACGGCTTCCACCAAGTGTCCGGATACCAAGTCACACCCTGATATAGCCACCATCCGGTTACTATGACAAACAGAGCTGGTATTAGATATTTAATGGAATAAACCCACCATTTGTTTACCTTAATGAAGCTGACTTCATTTATTTCATCACGCATTTTTTCGACACCATATTTTATCGCAGTGTATGCATACAGGAAGCATGAGAGCAGAAGTGCAACTCCCCAAACCCAATCCTGGTTATTAAACACTTTCATATTAATGGCTGAAGGGATTCCGCCTAAAAAAATCAAAACAACAGTCAGCAGGATTGCTTTGTTTCTGCGGATACCATAGTCTGATAGATTCCTGGTTATTAATTCCACCATTGCAACCAATGAAGTAAAAGCCGCAAAAGCCAAAGCTCCAAAAAATGCAACGCCAAAGAAATAAGTCTGCGGCATGACACTGAGCAATTCAACCATATAAATAAAGGTTAAGCCGGTATTGCCTGAACTTGTAGCCTGGGTAATATATTCCTGTGAAGGTGCTAAAGCAAAGATGGCGGGTATGATAGTTAAACCGGCAAGTAATTCGACTGAGTTGTTTCCCAGGCCAGCTGTTAATGAATTTTGGGCAATATCGTCACGTTTTTTTGTATAAATGGCATAAGTTGCATATAATCCCCATCCGGCACCCACTGACCAGGCGGATTGTGATAATGCCTGGAGCCAGGTTGATGCTTTCCCAAGATATTCCCACTGTGGTGTAAACATATATGAAAGCCCTTCCATAGCACCCGGCAAGGTGATGGAACGGACAGCAGTAAAGATGAGCAAGAGGAATAAAAGCGGCAGGAAGATTTTAGACATTCTTTCAATTCCCTTTGTAATCCCTATAAAAACGACAAGTCCGCAAAGGGCAGCTGCAGCAAAATGATAAATAACTGGTTCTGCTGCATTGCTCGTAAAGTTTTCCCACTGAGCAGCTGAGTCAATTTTTTCTGCAAAAGTTCCCTGTAATGCTAAGATGAAATATTTAAAAGTCCAGCCAACTACTACAGAATAATAAAATGTGATTCCGGCTAAAACGATTGTGATGATAGGTCCAAACCAGGCAAATTGTTTGCCGATAAATTCTCCGAATGACCCCATCGTTCCCATTCTGGTTTTTCTGCCTATGAAGATTTCAACCATGATAAGCGGCAATGACCAGACAAATAAAAAAATGGCCCAGCCGATTAAGAAAGAACCTCCGCCATGTTCAGCAACCATTCGCGGGAACCTCCAAATATTCCCGGTGCCCACCGCCATTCCCATAGCTGCTAATATAAATCCGATTCTTGAACCCCAAACTACCTGGTTCTCTTTCAAATTTAACAACCCCTTTGTAATCAAGACTCAAAAGCACAGGATCTTTAAAACATCTATAGGGCGCATACTGTATAAATAGATCGAACGATAAGAACAACCCTCCTTCACTAAATATTATTCTATTTATTTAAAAAATTCTGCATATTAAATATATAATCTCTGAACGTCTTTATCTATGTGCAACTTTCATAAAAAATGAGACTCATTCCTCCAGAATTTAGACTAGTTTTACCAAATTTCCAGCTAAGCTTTTAAGATTCTTCATGAAGATGTAAAATACCACAAAAATTACAGTTGAAAATTATTTTTTATCATTTATATTGTACATTTTATTCAGAAAATTCACCCTCTATAATTAAAGTACTATCTAAATTAATTTACTCACAATGGAGGGGAAGGGAATGACGAAGGCTATTATTATTGGCGGAGGTATCATTGGTTTAGCATGCGCCTTTTACCTTAGAAAACAGGGAATGGATGTAGTATTAATTGATAAAGGTGATTCCGGAGCAGAATGTTCGAGTGGAAATATGGGATGGGTGTGCCCCAGTTTATCTGATCCGGTTCCTGCTCCCGGTCTGATTAAGTCAAGTTTGAAGTGGATGATAAAGCGTGATAGCCCTCTATATATTAAGCCAGCCATTGTCCCCTCATTATCACCCTGGCTCATGCAATTCTGGAAGTTTTGCAGTGAAGAATCCTACCAAAGGGGGTATACCGCAGGCTTGGAATTGAGCAGAAAAACATTGAGTTTGTTCGATGAACTCGAGCAAGAGGGCTGTCTTGAATTTGAAATGCATCGAAAAGGGCTGCTTTTTGTCTTTTTAGACCAAAGGTATATTGAAGAAAAGCTGGATAACTATAGTATTGTTGAAAGCTACGGTTTGCCGGCACCTGCAGCAAAATCAAAAAAAGAAGTAATGGAAATGGAACCGGCCCTTTCTGATGCAGTGGCTGGTGGCATATATCTCCCTGCTGAACGGCATGTCAGGCCTGAATCCCTTACCAAAGCTCTAAAAAAATGGCTTATCTCAAATGGGGCTGAGGTCCTTTCTCATACAGAAGCAACGGGATTTATCCAAGAAGGGGACAAGATCTCCGGGGTTAAAACCCGAAAAAAAACCATTGAAGGGGATCACTTTCTTGTCACTGCGGGAGCATGGGCGGGACTGGTTTTAAGACAAGTGGGATTACACATCCCCATGACAGCAGGGAAAGGATATAGCATCACCATTTCTAATCCTTCCATTCAGTTTCAGCAGCCGCTTTACTTAGGGGATTCAAGGGTAACAATTAGCCCGTTTCATGATTCTGTTAGAATTGGAGGAACCATGGAACTGTCTGGCCTTAATACTGATCTGGATCAGCGGCGAATTGATAGTTTAAAGAGTTCTGCAGCTCAATATTTACGGTCGTCTGTTCGCGGAGATGAACAGGCATGGTGCGGAATGCGGCCTATGACTCCTGATGGTTTGCCTATTATAGGCAAAGCGCCTTCACTGAATAATCTATTTATCGCGTCAGGCCATGCAATGAGTGGAATTTCCATGGCATTATCAACAGGAAGTGTTATGAGTGACCTCATTACTAAGGGAATGTCAGATATTGATTTAACCCCGTTTAGACTGGACAGGTTTTCTTCTAAGAAGACACATAAAAATCAAACTATCACTGTCAATATGTAGACATGGCAGCCAAAAAACACTTTCTTTGATTAACGGATATACGAAAAGTTCATATTGGAGTGAATGACTATGTTAATGATCAATAAAGAAACCATAAAAGAATTGTACTCAATGGAAGAGTGTATTCAGGATGTTGAGAAGGCATTTTGTTATGGCCACAAGAATAAAACGCTGACACCGGTAAGAATGTCGGTTCCGCATTCTGCATATGAAGCAGAAACTTTATATATGCCTTCCTATATTGAACCGGAAAATTATACAGCAGTTAAAGTTGTAAGTATTTTTCCGCACAATTCAGGCAGGGGAAAACCGGTTCTACAGGGAGTGATTCTGCTGACCGATGCGAAGACTGGCGAGCACGTTGCCTTAATGGATGCCAGCTACTTGACGGTATTAAGAACCGGTGCTTCAAGCGGGGCTGCAACGAAATATTTAGCGCGGGAGAATGCGAAAGTTTGTTCTGTATTAGGGTGTGGAGCTCAAGCTGCCGGCCAAATCCAAGCTGTCATGTCCGTTAGGGAGATAGAACATATCATTTTATATAACCGCACAATAGATCGAGCAGAAGTATTTAAAGATGAAATCCATTCGCTGTATCCAGATTGGAGGGGGACCATTTCAATTCAACCAGATGCCAATGCGGCTGCAGCCCAATCAGATATTCTCATCTGCAGCACGAAAAGTTCAACACCCCTTTTTGATGGATCGGTACTGAGGGAAGGAACCCATATTAATGCCATAGGTTCTTATCAGGCACATATGCAAGAGGTTGATGTTCAAACACTAATCAGAAGCAATAAAGTTGTGGTCGATACATTGGAAGGAGCCATGCACGAAGCTGGAGATCTCCTTGTTCCACATAAAAAAGGAGAATGGAATACGGATCTCATTTATGGTGAAATTGGTGAAATCGTATGCGGGGAAAAAGCTGGACGTGAAAAATCAAGTGAAATAACATTTTATAAATCTGTCGGGGTAGGGTTTTTGGACACAATGGCAGCCTCTAAAGTATATAGAAAAGCTTTGAGTGAGGGTAAAGGGGAGTCCTTTTTGCTATAAAAAATCAGGATACTCTTTTAAGTACGACACCGGATTATACTACTTTAATTGAACGGTTATGACAAGCCAGAATATAAAACAGGACAAAAAAAACGCTTGAATGTTCTTGAACATCTCAAGCGTTTTTTAGTGTAATTACATAGCCTTTACTTCGTCAAGCCTTCTTTAATGGTTTCTATATTCCATTCCATCATCGAGATGTACGTATCGCCTTCTTCACCAGGCTTTGCCAGAGAGTCTGTAAACACTTTTCCCATGATTGGAACATTGGTTTCATCAGATACGGCTTCCATGCTCCTGGCGTCAATGCTGGTTTCAAGGAACAGTCCTGTAATGCCTTTTTCATTGATGATATCTACAATTCTTGTAATTTGTTCTGGTGTTCCCTGGTTTTCCTGGTTGATTTCCCAGATGTATTCTGCCTGGAATCCGTAGGCTTCACTGAAATATTTAAAAGCACCTTCACTTGTAACGAGAACCCTTTCAGATTTCGGGATTTCGTTAAATTGTGTCACAGCTTCGTCATGCAGCTTTTGAAGCTTTGCAATATATTCTTCCGCGTTTTTTTCGTAAACCTCTTTATTATCTGGATCTGCCTTGATCAGTCCATCTCTGGCATTTTCCGCGTATTTGATTCCGTTGCGGATGTCGAGCCATGCATGGGGATCTTCTTCACTTTCTTTGCCTTTCGTAGTTAAGTGCATGGCCTCAACGCCTTTGCTCATCAGGAAGACTGGTGCATCTTCACCGTCTTTTCCGGCCGTTTCCATCAGCTTGTTGAACCATGAGTTGCCGGCTTCAAGATTCAGGCCGTTATAAAACACAGCATCAGCATCCGTTGTTTTTTGGACATCCTCAGGAAGCGGGTCATATTCGTGGGGATTAGAGCCGATGGGTGCCAGGCTATGAATCTCTATCAAATCCCCGCCTACATTTTTCACAATGTCATACACAATCGAATAGGTAGTCACAACCTGGATTTTTTCATCATTTTCGGCAGTTGTACTCTTTCCGCTGCTGCAGGCTGACAATAATGACAGGAAAAGAAGGGATGCAGCCAGTAAAAGAAAGCATTTTTTAAACATTTGGATAACCTCCTGACATGTTTTTATTACACTAATGAAGCTCTCTTTTTCTTTACTTTCAGCGTTTTCCATATCAGCCCATGTTTAGGGGAGAACAAGAAAACGAGAATGAATATAGCGGTGGATGATATGACTATCGTTGCTCCTGAAGCTAAGTTGTAGGTGAAGCTGAAGTAAAGCCCCGTGATGGATGAAATCACCCCAATGCCAGAGGCAAGGAAGATCATCATCCACAGCCGCTCGGTTAACAGATAAGCTGCTGCCGCAGGGGTGATCAGCATCGCCACTACGAGCACAATTCCTACTGTCTGAAGGGATGCAACAGTTACCATTGTTAATAGAGTCATCAGGAAATAATGAATGAAGCGAACGGGCAGTCCGTAAGCTGCGCCCATTGTCGGATCAAATGATGTGACCAATAATTCTTTGTAAAAGAGGTAAACAGCCCCCAACACAATCAGGCTGATGCCCAACGTGATCCACATATCGGATGATCTTACCGCCAAAACATTCCCAAATAAAATATGGTACAAATCTGTACTGCTTTTTAGCATCGTAATAATAATGATTCCTGAAGCAAATGCAGCTGTGAACATAATGCCAATTGAGGTATCATGCTTAATCCGGCTGTTTTGCGATACGAAGCCGATAGCGATCGCCGTAATCACACCGCTGATCACGGCCCCGAAGAAGAAGTTAACACCCAGCATATACGAAATGGCAACACCGGGAAGTACGGCATGTGAAATGGCGTCTCCCATGAGAGCCATTCCTCTCAGGATGATAAAGCAGCCAATGACTCCGCAGATAATTCCTACCATAACCGAGGTTAATAACGCTTTTTGCAGAAAACCATATTGCATAACCGCTTCAATAAAAGCCATTATAATGACACCCCAATCTCATTCATAAAAGCAAATTGCCCCTGGTAGGCTTTTGCAATTACTTCAGGCTTAAACACATCTTCAACAGTCCCGAAACTGATCAATTCCTTATTTAGAAGAATTAACTGACTGAAATAATCGTTCGCCTTACTTAAGTCATGGTGTACGACGATCACGGTTTTTCCCTGTCTGCACAGCTCCTTCAAAATGTTCACAATCGTTTCCTCGCTCGATACATCAACCCCGACAAACGGCTCATCCAGGAAAAAAAGATCCGCTTTCTGGGCAAGGGCTCTCGCCAGAAAAACTCTCTGCTGCTGTCCGCCTGACAGTTCACCAATCTGTCTTTTGCTGAACTCCTGCATGCCGACTCGCTGAAGACATTCCATGGCCCATTCCTTATCCTTCTTCTTTGGACGGCGGAACAGTTTTAAATGGGGGTAGGTCCCAATAAGAACGGCATCATGCACCGTGATGGGGAAATCCCAGTCTATGTCATTCCGCTGCGGAACATAGGCGATGCTTTTGCGCACTTCTCTGATGGGTTTTCCCAGCACTTTAATTGCACCTTTATCCTTGGGTATGAGATTCAGCATGGCTTTTAGAAAAGTTGATTTGCCTGCGCCATTCGGGCCGATAATACCCACCAGATTGCCGGTATTCACCGATAGGCTGACCCCTGTTACAGCCTCATTACCAAAATAAGAGACATGCAAATCCTGTATGCTGATAGCTGGATCCATCATTTTTTATTATCCTCCTTTATTTTCCAAGTTTAAATGGGATCAAATTAATTGATTTTGCACAATTTAACGTCACATGGACAAGATTTATGGATTTATAAAAAAGTTTTGCCTTAATGCAAATTATATGCGAATGATAAACAATGTCAACACAAAAGTTTTATTTTTACTGAAATTTAATGATGGCATGAAAATGGCTGAATTATGAATTATGGCTCTGGCAATCAAATGGTTTAATGGTAAAATTAGGTGAGTTAAACGAAAAAACAGATTATAAATTTGTAAATATATGAAACTTTTTACCCTTTTTGATCGTTTAATTAATAGAAGGCGGGATAGGTGTTTATGATCGAATATGTATGGTCTGCTCTGATCGTTATGGCCTTTTCTTACGCATTTGGGAGCATAACAGGAGCTTATTATGTGGTTAAATATTTAGCTAAAGAGGATATAAGATATATAGGGAGCGGGAATGCAGGAGCTACAAATGCCGGAAGAGCACTAGGTAAGACTGGGTTTTTGCTGACTATAGCAGTTGATGCGGGAAAGACATGGGCAGCTTTATACTTGACTGGACTCATGTTTGAGAGTGATGTTGTATTCATTCTTAGCGCTTTTTGCGCGATGCTGGGCCATCTTTTTCCAATTCAGCTTGGTTTTCAAGGCGGAAAAGGAGTGGTTGTCTATCTGGCTTCTGCACTGTATCTGGAGCCGCTGACGATAGCAATCATGGCCATTATAATGGGAATCACGTTTGCAGCTCTTCGGAGGTATACCTTATCGGGTTTTATCTCTATGGCTTCTATTCCCATAACAGCCTGGGTGATTGGGGATTCATTCATTATTGCGGCAGGCCTGCTGCTGATGCTTATCATTGTTCTAATTTCCCATACAAATTTCATCATGCCTAAGCATAGGAGGTAAACTAATGAATATTATCTGCAAAATCGCAGCGGAACATGATGAATTTGAACAAATTCATCAGCTGAACTATCAGACATTCGTCGAAGAAATTCCACAGCATAAGCAAAATGAAAATCAGCATTTAATCGATAAATTTCATGAAGAAAATACATATGTGATTGCCAAGGCTGGTGAGGAAGTGGCAGGAATGATCGCGATTCGTGCGAAAAGGCCATTTTCGCTTGATTATAAGCTTCCTAATCTCGAAGAATACTTGCCTGTGCAAGGTGAATATTGCGAGGTACGCCTGCTGTCAGTCAAAAAGGAATACCGCAGCACCCGTGTCTTTTATCAGCTTTGTGAAAAGCTTGTGGAGCTTTGCCTTGAAAAAA
This region includes:
- a CDS encoding amino acid permease, which gives rise to MSQSKLKRQMKSRHLFMMSLGGIIGTGLFLGSGYAIGEAGPAGAIMAYLVGGLLMYLAMVCLGELSVVMPVSGSFQAHATKFIGPATGFVVGWVYWLSWAMYVGLEFVAAGLLMKRWFPDVQTWIWCAIFIVLLFSINSLTTKAFAETEYWFAGIKVLTVILFIIIGLGAIFGVISMDSSPAPYLSNFIGDGIFPAGLVGVFISMMSVIYAFQGSEIMGVAAGETEEPEKNIPRAIRTIVFRILLFYVLAIFVLSAIVPWQEAGVLESPFVTVFDMVGIPYAADIMNFVILTAILSVGNTGLYACTRIMYSLSETGMAPKVFGKLNKRGVPSYALLVTLGFALLSLLTSYVAADTLFVVLLAVSGIGGTLTWLAIAAAQIGFRRQYTKNGGKVEDLQYKVPLYPFIPILCIVMCLAIFAVMAFDPTQRTSLYWGFGFIALCYVYYYFMYTRKKITLAINAENVTPAVRDEI
- a CDS encoding flavin monoamine oxidase family protein — protein: MNIKSYDVIIIGAGFSGLTAARELNMLGKKVLVLEARDRLGGRTWVDHRLGSDLEMGGTYVHWHQPHVWSEITRYGLELASGPKAEKVYWITGGKTFSSPAAEFKKRLRATVERVMKESSKHMPFPFDPLHTDSFRKLDHVSGEQFLKDINLTEEEFDVLHGWIASDYCGDPAEGAVTQIFRWWAFSNGNWDTHSAMVSSYRLKHGTRKLIEAIAADSNAEIKLSAIAGRIEHKDGAAKVFTSDGECYESKAVIVTVPLTTLNNIEFEPALSEAKRESSREGQTSKGVKVWAKVKGELEAFDALAPGSYPLNSVHLDRYADGNSILVGFGPSAAKLNPNDREAVEAALKYWIPDIQVLESTGHDWVNDDFSKETWPMLKPKQLTAYHEEWNTPEGSVFLGGTTYANGWAGFIDGAIENGIAVSRKVNKYLISKHYVHAE
- a CDS encoding MetS family NSS transporter small subunit, giving the protein MTASAIIMMILTLGLFWGGFSYMVYRTLTTDYDDK
- a CDS encoding sodium-dependent transporter, with protein sequence MKENQVVWGSRIGFILAAMGMAVGTGNIWRFPRMVAEHGGGSFLIGWAIFLFVWSLPLIMVEIFIGRKTRMGTMGSFGEFIGKQFAWFGPIITIVLAGITFYYSVVVGWTFKYFILALQGTFAEKIDSAAQWENFTSNAAEPVIYHFAAAALCGLVVFIGITKGIERMSKIFLPLLFLLLIFTAVRSITLPGAMEGLSYMFTPQWEYLGKASTWLQALSQSAWSVGAGWGLYATYAIYTKKRDDIAQNSLTAGLGNNSVELLAGLTIIPAIFALAPSQEYITQATSSGNTGLTFIYMVELLSVMPQTYFFGVAFFGALAFAAFTSLVAMVELITRNLSDYGIRRNKAILLTVVLIFLGGIPSAINMKVFNNQDWVWGVALLLSCFLYAYTAIKYGVEKMRDEINEVSFIKVNKWWVYSIKYLIPALFVIVTGWWLYQGVTWYPDTWWKPFEEFNVGTIILQLGITFLLAFVLLRFNKRLRSSVKEEGLNDQEAPISSNTGIKEEL
- a CDS encoding NAD(P)/FAD-dependent oxidoreductase, encoding MTKAIIIGGGIIGLACAFYLRKQGMDVVLIDKGDSGAECSSGNMGWVCPSLSDPVPAPGLIKSSLKWMIKRDSPLYIKPAIVPSLSPWLMQFWKFCSEESYQRGYTAGLELSRKTLSLFDELEQEGCLEFEMHRKGLLFVFLDQRYIEEKLDNYSIVESYGLPAPAAKSKKEVMEMEPALSDAVAGGIYLPAERHVRPESLTKALKKWLISNGAEVLSHTEATGFIQEGDKISGVKTRKKTIEGDHFLVTAGAWAGLVLRQVGLHIPMTAGKGYSITISNPSIQFQQPLYLGDSRVTISPFHDSVRIGGTMELSGLNTDLDQRRIDSLKSSAAQYLRSSVRGDEQAWCGMRPMTPDGLPIIGKAPSLNNLFIASGHAMSGISMALSTGSVMSDLITKGMSDIDLTPFRLDRFSSKKTHKNQTITVNM
- a CDS encoding ornithine cyclodeaminase family protein — translated: MLMINKETIKELYSMEECIQDVEKAFCYGHKNKTLTPVRMSVPHSAYEAETLYMPSYIEPENYTAVKVVSIFPHNSGRGKPVLQGVILLTDAKTGEHVALMDASYLTVLRTGASSGAATKYLARENAKVCSVLGCGAQAAGQIQAVMSVREIEHIILYNRTIDRAEVFKDEIHSLYPDWRGTISIQPDANAAAAQSDILICSTKSSTPLFDGSVLREGTHINAIGSYQAHMQEVDVQTLIRSNKVVVDTLEGAMHEAGDLLVPHKKGEWNTDLIYGEIGEIVCGEKAGREKSSEITFYKSVGVGFLDTMAASKVYRKALSEGKGESFLL
- a CDS encoding metal ABC transporter substrate-binding protein — translated: MFKKCFLLLAASLLFLSLLSACSSGKSTTAENDEKIQVVTTYSIVYDIVKNVGGDLIEIHSLAPIGSNPHEYDPLPEDVQKTTDADAVFYNGLNLEAGNSWFNKLMETAGKDGEDAPVFLMSKGVEAMHLTTKGKESEEDPHAWLDIRNGIKYAENARDGLIKADPDNKEVYEKNAEEYIAKLQKLHDEAVTQFNEIPKSERVLVTSEGAFKYFSEAYGFQAEYIWEINQENQGTPEQITRIVDIINEKGITGLFLETSIDARSMEAVSDETNVPIMGKVFTDSLAKPGEEGDTYISMMEWNIETIKEGLTK
- a CDS encoding metal ABC transporter permease codes for the protein MAFIEAVMQYGFLQKALLTSVMVGIICGVIGCFIILRGMALMGDAISHAVLPGVAISYMLGVNFFFGAVISGVITAIAIGFVSQNSRIKHDTSIGIMFTAAFASGIIIITMLKSSTDLYHILFGNVLAVRSSDMWITLGISLIVLGAVYLFYKELLVTSFDPTMGAAYGLPVRFIHYFLMTLLTMVTVASLQTVGIVLVVAMLITPAAAAYLLTERLWMMIFLASGIGVISSITGLYFSFTYNLASGATIVISSTAIFILVFLFSPKHGLIWKTLKVKKKRASLV
- a CDS encoding metal ABC transporter ATP-binding protein, with the protein product MDPAISIQDLHVSYFGNEAVTGVSLSVNTGNLVGIIGPNGAGKSTFLKAMLNLIPKDKGAIKVLGKPIREVRKSIAYVPQRNDIDWDFPITVHDAVLIGTYPHLKLFRRPKKKDKEWAMECLQRVGMQEFSKRQIGELSGGQQQRVFLARALAQKADLFFLDEPFVGVDVSSEETIVNILKELCRQGKTVIVVHHDLSKANDYFSQLILLNKELISFGTVEDVFKPEVIAKAYQGQFAFMNEIGVSL
- a CDS encoding glycerol-3-phosphate acyltransferase, with product MIEYVWSALIVMAFSYAFGSITGAYYVVKYLAKEDIRYIGSGNAGATNAGRALGKTGFLLTIAVDAGKTWAALYLTGLMFESDVVFILSAFCAMLGHLFPIQLGFQGGKGVVVYLASALYLEPLTIAIMAIIMGITFAALRRYTLSGFISMASIPITAWVIGDSFIIAAGLLLMLIIVLISHTNFIMPKHRR